In Populus nigra chromosome 1, ddPopNigr1.1, whole genome shotgun sequence, one genomic interval encodes:
- the LOC133674821 gene encoding pentatricopeptide repeat-containing protein At3g59040 isoform X2 → MHANPFIANIKIHRRLEVVSMGMLSPRKFLQKRRKVEVFKDASDEADQKNWRRLMKQIEDTGSAVSVLRRERIKKDGLPRDLVLGTLVRFKQLKKWDLVSEILEWLQSQHWWDFNEMDFLMLITAYGKLGDFNGAEMVLRSMNGNGYVPNVVSHTALMEAYGRGGRYNNAEAIFRRMQTSGPEPSALTYQIILKTFVEGNKFKEAEEVFETLLNKEKSPLEPDQKMFHMMIYVQKKAGNYEKARKVFALMAERGVPQSTVTYNSLMSFETNYKEVSKIYDQMQRSGLRPDVVSYALLIKAYGRARREEEALAVFEEMLDAGVRPSHKAYNILLDAFAISGMVEQARVVFKSMRRDRCTPDLCSYTTMLSAYVNASDMEGAENFFKRLRQDGLKPNIITYGALIKGHAKVNNLEKMMEIYEEMQLNGIKANQTILTTIMDAYGKNKDFGSAVIWYKEMEHHGVPPDQKAQNILLSLAKTQDELKEASQLVGYPDDCGIQSINGASRFADEDGSDDETDDEDDYEEADKNDDEDDCDGVDDTAKTVSYSKECEDLIFLDGDNQHNLEALHALTVIDL, encoded by the exons atgcatgctaatcCTTTCATCGCAAACATTAAAATCCATCGAAGATTGGAAGTAGTGTCTATGGGCATGTTGTCTCCTAGAAAGTTTTtgcaaaagagaaggaaagtgGAAGTATTTAAAGATGCGTCCGATGAAGCTGATCAGAAGAATTGGAGGAGACTTATGAAGCAAATCGAGGATACAGGTTCTGCAGTTTCTGTGCTTAGAAGGGAGAGAATCAAGAAAGATGGTCTTCCTAGAGACCTGGTTTTGGGCACATTAGTTAGGTTTAAGCAGCTAAAGAAATGGGATCTTGTTAGTGAG ATTTTAGAATGGCTTCAGTCACAGCATTGGTGGGATTTCAACGAAATGGATTTCCTTATGCTTATCACTGCTTATGGAAAGCTAGGGGATTTCAATGGGGCTGAAATGGTTTTGAGATCTATGAATGGGAATGGTTATGTGCCAAATGTTGTATCACACACTGCACTTATGGAGGCATATGGAAGAGGAGGCCGATATAACAATGCTGAAGCCATCTTTCGGAGGATGCAGACCTCAGGCCCTGAGCCCTCTGCTTTGACGTATCAAATAATACTGAAAACATTTGTTGAG GGAAACAAATTTAAGGAAGCTGAAGAAGTTTTTGAGACTCTTctcaataaagaaaaatcacCTTTGGAACCAGATCAAAAAATGTTCCATATGATGATATATGTGCAGAAAAAGGCTGGGAATTATGAAAAGGCTCGTAAAGTATTTGCGCTGATGGCTGAGCGAGGAGTTCCACAATCCACTGTTACTTATAACAGTCTAATGTCATTTGAAACTAATTATAAGGAGGTTTCGAAGATCTATGACCAG ATGCAAAGATCTGGCCTTCGACCTGATGTTGTGAGCTACGCATTGCTCATTAAAGCTTATGGGAGAGCTCGAAGGGAAGAAGAAGCTTTAGCTGTTTTTGAAGAGATGCTGGATGCTGGTGTCAG GCCAAGCCACAAAGCTTATAACATCTTGCTCGATGCATTTGCTATCTCCGGAATGGTGGAGCAAGCTCGGGTGGTGTTCAAGAGCATGAGAAGAGACAG ATGCACCCCAGATCTTTGCTCTTATACAACGATGTTATCAGCATATGTGAATGCTTCTGATATGGAGGGTGCTGAAAATTTCTTCAAAAGACTGAGACAAGATGGTCTTAAACCCAACATCATCACTTATGGGGCACTGATCAAAGGGCATGCCAAGGTAAATAATCTTGAAAAGATGATGGAAATatatgaagaaatgcagttaaACGGTATCAAAGCAAACCAGACAATTCTCACTACAATAATGGACGCATATGGTAAGAACAAGGATTTTGGCAGTGCTGTTATTTGGTACAAGGAAATGGAGCATCATGGGGTCCCTCCTGACCAGAAGGCACAGAACATTCTTCTATCTCTGGCCAAGACACAGGATGAACTAAAGGAAGCCAGTCAACTTGTAGGATATCCAGATGATTGTGGTATACAAAGCATTAACGGGGCTTCTAGGTTTGCAGATGAGGATGGCAGTGATGATGAAACAGATGATGAGGATGACTATGAAGAAGCTGACAAGAATGATGACGAGGATGATTGTGATGGAGTGGATGATACAGCAAAGACAGTTTCATACAGTAAAGAGTGCGAAGACCTGATATTTCTTGATGGGGATAATCAACATAACTTGGAAGCACTACATGCACTTACGGTCATTGATTTGTAA
- the LOC133674821 gene encoding pentatricopeptide repeat-containing protein At3g59040 isoform X1, translating to MAPALSLRPCISASSSNWSQPKMHANPFIANIKIHRRLEVVSMGMLSPRKFLQKRRKVEVFKDASDEADQKNWRRLMKQIEDTGSAVSVLRRERIKKDGLPRDLVLGTLVRFKQLKKWDLVSEILEWLQSQHWWDFNEMDFLMLITAYGKLGDFNGAEMVLRSMNGNGYVPNVVSHTALMEAYGRGGRYNNAEAIFRRMQTSGPEPSALTYQIILKTFVEGNKFKEAEEVFETLLNKEKSPLEPDQKMFHMMIYVQKKAGNYEKARKVFALMAERGVPQSTVTYNSLMSFETNYKEVSKIYDQMQRSGLRPDVVSYALLIKAYGRARREEEALAVFEEMLDAGVRPSHKAYNILLDAFAISGMVEQARVVFKSMRRDRCTPDLCSYTTMLSAYVNASDMEGAENFFKRLRQDGLKPNIITYGALIKGHAKVNNLEKMMEIYEEMQLNGIKANQTILTTIMDAYGKNKDFGSAVIWYKEMEHHGVPPDQKAQNILLSLAKTQDELKEASQLVGYPDDCGIQSINGASRFADEDGSDDETDDEDDYEEADKNDDEDDCDGVDDTAKTVSYSKECEDLIFLDGDNQHNLEALHALTVIDL from the exons ATGGCCCCAGCCCTATCTCTTAGGCCCTGTATCTCTGCTTCTTCTAGTAATTGGAG CCAGccaaaaatgcatgctaatcCTTTCATCGCAAACATTAAAATCCATCGAAGATTGGAAGTAGTGTCTATGGGCATGTTGTCTCCTAGAAAGTTTTtgcaaaagagaaggaaagtgGAAGTATTTAAAGATGCGTCCGATGAAGCTGATCAGAAGAATTGGAGGAGACTTATGAAGCAAATCGAGGATACAGGTTCTGCAGTTTCTGTGCTTAGAAGGGAGAGAATCAAGAAAGATGGTCTTCCTAGAGACCTGGTTTTGGGCACATTAGTTAGGTTTAAGCAGCTAAAGAAATGGGATCTTGTTAGTGAG ATTTTAGAATGGCTTCAGTCACAGCATTGGTGGGATTTCAACGAAATGGATTTCCTTATGCTTATCACTGCTTATGGAAAGCTAGGGGATTTCAATGGGGCTGAAATGGTTTTGAGATCTATGAATGGGAATGGTTATGTGCCAAATGTTGTATCACACACTGCACTTATGGAGGCATATGGAAGAGGAGGCCGATATAACAATGCTGAAGCCATCTTTCGGAGGATGCAGACCTCAGGCCCTGAGCCCTCTGCTTTGACGTATCAAATAATACTGAAAACATTTGTTGAG GGAAACAAATTTAAGGAAGCTGAAGAAGTTTTTGAGACTCTTctcaataaagaaaaatcacCTTTGGAACCAGATCAAAAAATGTTCCATATGATGATATATGTGCAGAAAAAGGCTGGGAATTATGAAAAGGCTCGTAAAGTATTTGCGCTGATGGCTGAGCGAGGAGTTCCACAATCCACTGTTACTTATAACAGTCTAATGTCATTTGAAACTAATTATAAGGAGGTTTCGAAGATCTATGACCAG ATGCAAAGATCTGGCCTTCGACCTGATGTTGTGAGCTACGCATTGCTCATTAAAGCTTATGGGAGAGCTCGAAGGGAAGAAGAAGCTTTAGCTGTTTTTGAAGAGATGCTGGATGCTGGTGTCAG GCCAAGCCACAAAGCTTATAACATCTTGCTCGATGCATTTGCTATCTCCGGAATGGTGGAGCAAGCTCGGGTGGTGTTCAAGAGCATGAGAAGAGACAG ATGCACCCCAGATCTTTGCTCTTATACAACGATGTTATCAGCATATGTGAATGCTTCTGATATGGAGGGTGCTGAAAATTTCTTCAAAAGACTGAGACAAGATGGTCTTAAACCCAACATCATCACTTATGGGGCACTGATCAAAGGGCATGCCAAGGTAAATAATCTTGAAAAGATGATGGAAATatatgaagaaatgcagttaaACGGTATCAAAGCAAACCAGACAATTCTCACTACAATAATGGACGCATATGGTAAGAACAAGGATTTTGGCAGTGCTGTTATTTGGTACAAGGAAATGGAGCATCATGGGGTCCCTCCTGACCAGAAGGCACAGAACATTCTTCTATCTCTGGCCAAGACACAGGATGAACTAAAGGAAGCCAGTCAACTTGTAGGATATCCAGATGATTGTGGTATACAAAGCATTAACGGGGCTTCTAGGTTTGCAGATGAGGATGGCAGTGATGATGAAACAGATGATGAGGATGACTATGAAGAAGCTGACAAGAATGATGACGAGGATGATTGTGATGGAGTGGATGATACAGCAAAGACAGTTTCATACAGTAAAGAGTGCGAAGACCTGATATTTCTTGATGGGGATAATCAACATAACTTGGAAGCACTACATGCACTTACGGTCATTGATTTGTAA